A stretch of the uncultured Cohaesibacter sp. genome encodes the following:
- a CDS encoding ATP-binding cassette domain-containing protein gives MSLLIVKDLAVHGAQGEVVEPISLSIEPGQAITLIGETGSGKSLFAQSLLGILPKGLAAKGDLSILGETHSVTQTDALAHLWGRSISVLPQEPWRALDPLMRSRAQVEEVHRLVSKRSDAKAAADADLAAMDLTDAADRFPFELSGGMAQRLAIAAARAGGAQIVVADEPTKGLDLARRDEVARRMRTVTKAGGGLLTITHDLEFAEALGGEVIVLRDGQVVERGPAEQVLKTPAQDYTKDLIASEPRHWAPLQTGRTGDVTIRADDLTVARGERMIAKGIDLTIRAGEIVGLSGPSGIGKSSLGDTLLGLLPARHGAVVRDGALAPHRFQKLWQDPPAAFAPTLKLGRGLDDLMRLHGIARDALPPLMERLRLDSVLLDRLPAEVSGGELQRLAIARALLLDPVFLFADEPTSRLDPLTQREVIHMLVYLARSRQIAVLMVSHDPDLSAKATDRQIHLSGDVEASEASLADRALAQAFSTGG, from the coding sequence ATGAGCTTGTTAATTGTCAAAGATCTTGCGGTCCATGGCGCGCAAGGCGAAGTGGTCGAACCGATTTCACTTTCGATTGAACCCGGACAGGCCATCACGCTGATCGGTGAGACCGGCTCTGGCAAGAGCCTGTTTGCCCAGTCCCTGTTGGGTATTCTGCCCAAAGGGCTGGCCGCGAAGGGCGACTTGTCCATTTTGGGAGAAACCCATTCGGTGACACAAACCGACGCCTTGGCCCATCTGTGGGGCCGGTCGATTTCGGTCTTGCCGCAAGAACCATGGCGGGCGCTTGACCCACTCATGCGATCCCGCGCGCAAGTAGAAGAGGTGCATCGCCTCGTGTCCAAGCGTAGCGATGCAAAAGCCGCCGCTGACGCGGATTTGGCTGCCATGGATCTGACTGATGCAGCGGACCGGTTCCCCTTTGAACTATCTGGCGGCATGGCCCAGCGTCTTGCCATCGCAGCAGCACGGGCGGGTGGAGCGCAGATCGTTGTGGCGGACGAACCGACCAAGGGACTTGATCTGGCGCGCCGCGACGAAGTTGCCCGTCGCATGCGCACCGTGACCAAAGCCGGAGGCGGACTGCTCACAATCACCCACGATCTCGAATTTGCAGAAGCACTGGGTGGAGAGGTGATTGTTTTGCGCGATGGTCAGGTGGTTGAACGCGGACCGGCTGAACAGGTTCTCAAGACCCCTGCGCAAGACTATACCAAGGATCTAATCGCCTCCGAACCGCGACATTGGGCACCGTTACAAACCGGACGAACCGGAGATGTCACAATTCGCGCAGATGATCTGACGGTTGCCAGAGGAGAGCGGATGATCGCCAAAGGCATCGATCTGACGATAAGGGCCGGTGAAATTGTCGGTCTGTCCGGTCCTTCCGGGATTGGCAAATCTTCGCTCGGGGATACCTTGCTTGGGCTTCTACCTGCCCGTCACGGAGCGGTGGTTCGAGACGGCGCCTTGGCACCCCACCGCTTCCAGAAGCTCTGGCAAGATCCTCCGGCCGCTTTTGCACCAACGCTGAAGCTGGGGCGTGGGCTGGATGATTTGATGCGGTTGCATGGCATCGCCCGTGATGCTTTGCCGCCTCTCATGGAGCGGTTGCGGCTGGATTCTGTTTTGCTGGATAGACTGCCCGCAGAAGTGTCAGGTGGTGAATTGCAACGTCTCGCAATCGCGAGGGCATTGCTGCTTGACCCTGTCTTCCTGTTTGCCGATGAGCCGACCTCGCGGTTGGATCCACTCACTCAAAGAGAGGTGATCCACATGCTTGTCTATCTGGCCCGTTCGCGCCAGATTGCCGTGCTGATGGTGAGCCATGATCCAGATTTGAGTGCCAAGGCTACAGATCGCCAGATCCATTTGTCGGGGGATGTGGAAGCATCCGAAGCAAGTCTGGCAGATCGCGCCCTCGCGCAAGCTTTTAGCACTGGCGGGTAA
- a CDS encoding ABC transporter ATP-binding protein — protein sequence MNARGLIVDNVSWGPKVKGPLILHPLSFALNAGKVLGVVGANGAGKSTLLRLLYRYNRPRSGSIRIGSDDLWKLRPKEAARKVAAVLQEQPTDFALTVRDIVALGRTPHHAGFSGSSAKDASMIDAALERLDLRSFASRRFGTLSGGERQRVMVARALAQDPELLILDEPTNHLDIRHQLEILALIKDLNLTIVTSLHDLNMAADVCDDILMLQRGHMVGFGTPSNVLCEKLVSSSFSVSACLEHLNVSDRTHLTFHLPS from the coding sequence ATGAATGCTCGCGGACTAATCGTAGATAATGTGAGTTGGGGACCCAAGGTCAAAGGACCATTGATCCTTCATCCGCTGTCCTTTGCCTTGAATGCGGGCAAAGTGCTGGGCGTCGTTGGCGCGAACGGGGCCGGTAAATCAACCCTGTTACGCCTGCTTTATCGCTACAATCGTCCTCGTTCGGGCTCGATCCGCATCGGCAGCGATGATCTCTGGAAGCTCAGGCCAAAGGAGGCTGCTCGCAAGGTTGCTGCTGTGTTGCAAGAGCAACCGACCGACTTTGCCCTAACGGTTCGTGACATCGTCGCATTGGGCCGTACCCCCCATCATGCAGGCTTTTCCGGGTCGAGCGCCAAAGATGCTTCCATGATCGATGCGGCTCTTGAACGGCTGGATTTGCGCAGCTTTGCCTCTCGCCGCTTCGGTACTCTGTCTGGCGGAGAGCGCCAGCGAGTCATGGTGGCCCGTGCACTAGCGCAAGACCCTGAACTTCTCATTCTCGATGAACCCACCAATCATCTCGACATCAGGCACCAGCTTGAGATCCTCGCTCTAATAAAAGATCTAAATCTGACGATCGTCACCAGTTTGCATGACCTCAACATGGCTGCAGACGTTTGTGATGACATTTTGATGCTGCAACGCGGCCACATGGTCGGCTTTGGCACCCCCTCAAACGTGCTCTGCGAAAAGCTCGTTTCTTCTTCATTTTCGGTTTCTGCCTGTCTTGAGCATCTGAACGTCAGCGACCGGACGCATCTAACTTTTCATCTTCCATCCTGA
- a CDS encoding ABC transporter substrate-binding protein has product MKIAASALCLFMMTGAAMAETSVKSCDRTVHFDAPPARAVSNDVNLTEMMLVLGLRDRMVGYTGISGWKTLDADMREGVKELPELSAKYPTKEVLIGADADFFFAGWNYGMKVGGEVTPETLAPFGIKVYELTESCIHIGAKPKVSMNDMYNDLLNLGRIFNVEEKATALVEGYKAELNAFKKDLKTADKPLRVFVYDSGEDTPFTAGKYAMPTAMIEAAGGVNVMDSVEKSWAKVTWEKVIEANPEMIVIVNYGNVTAEEKRAFMVNNPAFTKLDAVKNDRFVVLEYVEATPGPRNIKAIKKLAKAFWGE; this is encoded by the coding sequence ATGAAAATTGCCGCTTCAGCTCTTTGCCTGTTCATGATGACCGGGGCTGCCATGGCCGAAACGTCGGTCAAAAGCTGTGATCGCACCGTTCACTTTGATGCGCCGCCCGCACGCGCAGTATCCAACGATGTGAATCTGACCGAGATGATGTTGGTGCTGGGCCTGCGCGACCGAATGGTTGGTTATACGGGCATTTCCGGTTGGAAAACGCTCGATGCTGACATGCGCGAAGGCGTGAAAGAACTTCCAGAACTGTCAGCCAAATATCCCACCAAGGAAGTGCTGATTGGTGCGGATGCAGATTTCTTCTTTGCCGGTTGGAACTATGGCATGAAAGTTGGCGGCGAAGTAACGCCCGAAACCCTCGCGCCCTTTGGCATCAAGGTCTATGAGTTAACCGAGAGCTGCATACATATTGGCGCAAAGCCTAAAGTGTCGATGAATGACATGTATAACGATCTTCTCAATCTCGGTCGTATTTTCAATGTAGAAGAAAAGGCAACGGCGTTGGTCGAAGGCTACAAAGCCGAATTGAATGCGTTCAAGAAAGACCTCAAGACCGCAGACAAACCTTTGCGCGTTTTCGTCTATGACAGCGGTGAAGACACCCCTTTCACTGCGGGTAAATATGCAATGCCAACAGCCATGATCGAAGCTGCGGGTGGTGTCAATGTCATGGATAGCGTCGAAAAGAGCTGGGCCAAGGTCACTTGGGAAAAGGTGATTGAAGCCAACCCGGAGATGATCGTCATTGTCAATTACGGCAATGTTACAGCAGAAGAAAAGCGCGCCTTCATGGTGAACAATCCTGCCTTTACAAAGCTTGATGCTGTCAAGAATGACCGCTTCGTGGTGCTCGAATATGTGGAGGCAACGCCTGGCCCGCGCAATATCAAAGCCATCAAGAAACTCGCCAAAGCCTTCTGGGGAGAATAA
- a CDS encoding iron ABC transporter permease, whose amino-acid sequence MTEAPQQSLIGNGTVSLSNLKIPILLGLVLLSASVSIAISVGAVHVPFGTVWGILANKIVPGLIEPVWSSGREAIVWEIRFPRALLAAMVGAGLSLVGASLQAVTRNPLADPHLLGISSGGAFGAILALLHTGLFLGLLTVPLLAFLGALVATFAVLLVAKLSDSASADRLVLTGVAISFVIMACANILIFLGDPRATHTVVFWMLGGLGLAQWSHLIYPLIILFVCGAWLMTQSGKLNAMTIGDETATTLGIEVARFRLITFVVGATITGVMVAFSGMIGFVGLMIPHIVRAIVGGDYHRVLPMSALYGAVFLVWADMAARMIMAPEDMPIGIVTGLVGGLFFIWLLQRKR is encoded by the coding sequence ATGACCGAGGCACCTCAGCAATCGCTGATCGGGAATGGGACCGTATCGCTTTCAAACCTGAAAATTCCCATATTGCTTGGTCTTGTTTTGTTGAGTGCCTCGGTTTCAATAGCCATCAGCGTAGGTGCAGTTCACGTTCCCTTTGGCACGGTTTGGGGCATCCTTGCCAACAAGATCGTTCCCGGACTGATTGAGCCTGTCTGGTCCAGTGGTCGCGAGGCCATTGTCTGGGAAATTCGCTTCCCGAGGGCACTTCTCGCGGCCATGGTGGGGGCTGGTCTGTCGCTTGTCGGTGCCAGCCTTCAAGCCGTTACACGAAACCCACTGGCTGACCCGCATCTGTTGGGGATCTCATCGGGTGGCGCCTTTGGTGCCATTTTGGCCTTGCTGCATACAGGGCTCTTTTTAGGTCTGCTCACCGTTCCCTTATTGGCCTTTCTAGGGGCTCTTGTCGCAACATTTGCGGTCTTACTGGTGGCAAAATTATCTGACAGCGCCAGTGCTGACCGATTGGTCCTGACAGGCGTTGCCATCTCCTTTGTCATCATGGCATGCGCCAATATCCTTATCTTTCTTGGAGATCCGCGTGCCACTCACACGGTCGTCTTTTGGATGCTCGGCGGGTTGGGGTTGGCGCAATGGTCCCATCTCATCTATCCGCTCATCATCCTGTTCGTCTGTGGCGCATGGCTCATGACACAATCGGGCAAGCTCAATGCTATGACCATTGGTGACGAGACCGCAACCACATTGGGTATAGAGGTCGCCCGCTTTCGTTTGATCACCTTCGTCGTGGGAGCGACCATCACCGGTGTCATGGTGGCATTCTCCGGCATGATCGGCTTTGTCGGCTTGATGATCCCTCATATAGTCCGCGCAATCGTGGGAGGGGATTACCACCGCGTCCTTCCAATGTCCGCACTTTATGGAGCTGTCTTCCTCGTTTGGGCTGACATGGCCGCCCGCATGATTATGGCCCCCGAAGACATGCCAATCGGCATCGTCACCGGCCTTGTTGGCGGGCTTTTCTTCATATGGTTGTTGCAACGAAAGAGGTGA